One window of Kryptolebias marmoratus isolate JLee-2015 linkage group LG3, ASM164957v2, whole genome shotgun sequence genomic DNA carries:
- the LOC108245497 gene encoding myeloid-associated differentiation marker homolog, which translates to MPVIVLEARDFTSPLFIVRTLEILSSCTVFSLVASLESKDTSSSSFGIFRIFCMFTWCFFFVLTLLIHLLNTIQFHSLIPVSWKNLTVTVAVLGALMCFSSSVIFPWMVMDHQKVSARAVAAAVISGFTALVYASEFFVLRGQADEQRGYMGSTPGLLKTLQLWGGVQMIPLVVIVFDLNVGVQPWQILVSCTSYGVCVLMSLVTLVVILGDFAGRCLLPFDRFLASFSLIGVLLYMMATVICLTKILQLNGQKTNQGNHTELVIMETVVSSITLLAYTVDLAFSIKLLCDRSHM; encoded by the coding sequence ATGCCTGTAATTGTACTGGAGGCCCGAGACTTCACCAGTCCGCTGTTTATAGTGCGAACGTTGGAAATTCTCTCCAGCTGCACAGTCTTCAGCCTTGTGGCCTCACTAGAGTCCAAAGACACAAGCTCTTCCAGTTTCGGCATATTCAGGATCTTCTGTATGTTTACCTGGTGTTTCTTCTTCGTGCTCACCCTACTTATACACCTTCTCAACACCATTCAGTTTCACAGCCTCATCCCAGTATCCTGGAAGAACCTGACAGTGACGGTGGCGGTGCTGGGAGCGCTGATGTGCTTCAGCTCCTCTGTGATATTCCCTTGGATGGTCATGGATCATCAGAAAGTGTCAGCCCGTGCTGTGGCAGCTGCAGTGATCTCCGGCTTCACCGCCCTGGTCTATGCCTCTGAGTTTTTTGTGCTCCGAGGACAAGCCGACGAACAAAGAGGCTATATGGGCAGCACGCCTGGCCTCCTCAAGACTCTCCAACTGTGGGGAGGTGTTCAGATGATCCCTCTGGTTGTGATCGTCTTTGACCTGAACGTCGGAGTACAACCTTGGCAGATATTGGTGTCATGCACGTCATACGGCGTTTGTGTCCTGATGTCTCTCGTCACACTGGTGGTGATATTAGGAGACTTTGCGGGGCGATGCCTCCTGCCTTTTGACAGATTTTTGGCGAGCTTCAGCCTAATCGGGGTGCTGCTGTACATGATGGCTACGGTGATTTGTTTAACTAAGATTCTGCAGCTGAACGGACAAAAAACCAACCAAGGCAATCATACAGAGCTGGTGATCATGGAGACGGTGGTTTCCAGTATTACGCTGTTAGCGTACACAGTGGACCTCGCCTTCTCCATCAAACTGTTGTGTGACAGGAGTCACATGTGA